Proteins encoded together in one Onychomys torridus chromosome 1, mOncTor1.1, whole genome shotgun sequence window:
- the Marveld1 gene encoding MARVEL domain-containing protein 1: MLPPPPRQPPPQARAARGSLRLQRAFLRGPLGVLRLLQLLAGAAFWITIATSKYQGPVHFALFVSVLFWLLTLGLYFITLLGKQELVPVLGSRWLVVNVAHDLLAAALYGAATGIMIDQTQRHSYCNLKSYRLPCAYHAFLAASVCGGLCLGLYLLSALYGCCRRYQGKEEVV, from the coding sequence ATGCTCCCGCCGCCCCCGCGCCAGCCGCCGCCCCAGGCGCGCGCGGCCCGCGGATCCCTGCGCCTGCAGCGGGCCTTCCTGCGCGGCCCGCTGGGCGTGCTGCGTCTGCTGCAACTGCTGGCGGGAGCCGCCTTCTGGATCACCATCGCTACCAGCAAGTATCAGGGCCCCGTGCACTTCGCGCTCTTCGTGTCGGTGCTCTTCTGGCTGCTCACCCTGGGGCTCTACTTCATCACGCTGCTGGGCAAGCAGGAGCTGGTGCCCGTGCTGGGCTCGCGCTGGCTCGTGGTCAACGTGGCGCACGACCTGCTGGCGGCCGCTCTCTACGGGGCCGCGACGGGCATCATGATCGACCAGACGCAGCGCCACAGCTACTGCAACCTCAAGAGCTACCGGCTGCCTTGCGCCTACCATGCCTTCTTGGCGGCCTCCGTCTGCGGCGGCCTCTGCCTCGGCCTCTACCTGCTCTCTGCGCTCTACGGCTGCTGCCGTCGCTACCAGGGCAAGGAGGAGGTGGTGTGA